A window of the Gemmatirosa kalamazoonensis genome harbors these coding sequences:
- a CDS encoding GspE/PulE family protein — MAAPLALVAERERLGELLVREGLINREQLARALEEQRTSGMRLGYCFVKLGLLQETTLTKMLARQYRMPAVDLSRFEVDPRILKLVPSELASRHLVLPLKREGRTLTVAIADPANAGVLDDLKFVTRYDIFPVVAGEYTLRQLVEKHYENGDVQMQSLLAEIAADDSDVEVIENTEDDGAPLATQVDEAPVVRLVNAILMEAVKRGASDIHVECFEHEIRVRYRVDGALQEIMKPPMKLKAALISRLKIMSALNIAERRVPQDGRLRLKIGKKVIDFRVSTLPTLFGEKIVLRILDKGNLTLDLETFGIEARAEHELMEAISNPYGMVLVTGPTGSGKTTTLYSCLSKINTGDTNIMTAEDPVEYNLFGINQVQVRPEVGLTFASALKAFLRQDPNVIMLGEIRDLETGGIAIKAALTGHMVLSTLHTNSAPETVTRLLDMGLEPFNVASALNLVLAQRLVRRVCSKCRERYVPDAAEIAAAKVTPDTTLRDLRFTAEAIEAAKAKAVKEAAPLIANVTVDSKITELAYFRGTGCDACAGTGLKGRQGVYEVMTMTPRIRKTILTGGGDAALLRETAIEEGMLTLRMDGWLKVLRGITTMEQVIRETSA, encoded by the coding sequence ATGGCCGCACCTCTCGCCCTCGTCGCGGAACGCGAGCGTCTCGGTGAGCTCCTCGTTCGCGAGGGGCTGATCAACCGGGAGCAGCTCGCGCGCGCGCTCGAGGAGCAGCGCACGAGCGGCATGCGGCTCGGCTACTGCTTCGTGAAGCTCGGGCTCCTGCAGGAGACGACGCTCACGAAGATGCTCGCGCGTCAGTACCGCATGCCGGCGGTCGATCTGTCGCGCTTCGAGGTCGATCCGCGCATCCTGAAGCTCGTGCCGTCCGAGCTCGCGTCGCGGCACCTCGTGCTGCCGCTCAAGCGCGAGGGGCGCACGCTCACCGTCGCCATCGCCGACCCGGCGAACGCCGGTGTCCTCGACGACCTCAAGTTCGTCACGCGCTACGACATCTTCCCCGTCGTCGCGGGCGAGTACACGCTGCGGCAGCTCGTCGAGAAGCACTACGAGAACGGCGACGTGCAGATGCAGTCGCTGCTCGCCGAGATCGCGGCCGACGACAGCGACGTCGAGGTCATCGAGAACACCGAGGACGACGGCGCGCCGCTCGCCACCCAGGTGGACGAGGCGCCCGTCGTGCGTCTCGTCAACGCCATCCTGATGGAGGCGGTGAAGCGCGGCGCGAGCGACATCCACGTCGAGTGCTTCGAGCACGAGATCCGCGTGCGCTACCGCGTGGACGGCGCGCTGCAGGAGATCATGAAGCCGCCGATGAAGCTGAAGGCGGCGCTCATCTCGCGCCTCAAGATCATGTCGGCGCTCAACATCGCCGAGCGGCGCGTGCCGCAGGACGGGCGACTGCGCCTCAAGATCGGCAAGAAGGTCATCGACTTCCGCGTCAGCACGCTGCCGACGCTGTTCGGCGAGAAGATCGTGCTCCGTATCCTCGACAAGGGGAACCTCACGCTCGACCTCGAGACGTTCGGCATCGAGGCGCGCGCCGAGCACGAGCTGATGGAGGCGATCTCGAACCCGTACGGCATGGTGCTCGTGACGGGTCCGACGGGCTCCGGTAAGACGACCACGCTCTACTCGTGTCTGTCGAAGATCAACACCGGCGACACGAACATCATGACGGCCGAGGACCCGGTCGAGTACAACCTGTTCGGCATCAACCAGGTGCAGGTGCGGCCCGAGGTGGGGCTCACGTTCGCGTCGGCGCTGAAGGCCTTCCTGCGTCAGGACCCGAACGTCATCATGCTCGGTGAGATCCGTGACCTGGAGACGGGCGGCATCGCGATCAAGGCCGCGCTCACGGGTCACATGGTGCTCTCGACGCTGCACACGAACTCCGCGCCGGAGACGGTGACGCGTCTGCTGGACATGGGGCTGGAGCCGTTCAACGTGGCGAGCGCGCTGAACCTCGTGCTCGCGCAGCGACTCGTGCGCCGCGTGTGCTCGAAGTGCCGCGAGCGCTACGTGCCCGACGCGGCGGAGATCGCGGCGGCGAAGGTGACGCCCGACACGACGCTGCGCGACCTGCGGTTCACGGCCGAGGCGATCGAGGCGGCGAAGGCGAAGGCGGTGAAGGAGGCCGCGCCGCTCATCGCGAACGTCACGGTCGACTCCAAGATCACGGAGCTGGCGTACTTCCGCGGCACGGGCTGCGACGCGTGCGCCGGCACGGGCCTGAAGGGACGGCAGGGCGTGTACGAGGTGATGACGATGACGCCCCGCATCCGCAAGACCATCCTCACCGGCGGCGGCGACGCCGCGCTGCTCCGCGAGACGGCGATCGAGGAGGGGATGTTGACGCTGCGCATGGACGGCTGGCTGAAGGTGCTGCGCGGCATCACGACGATGGAGCAAGTGATTCGCGAGACGAGCGCCTAA
- a CDS encoding ComEA family DNA-binding protein yields MTSGERKALLFLAGVAVLGGVARVVASPAPAPTAAERGALRDQIGAVDSARRAPPHASDRRHAARRKRVVRDTTSVPTPIQSPPSPADTPIDVDVADARALEALPGVGPALARRIVADREARGAFGSLAGLERVRGVGPALARRVASHVTFSGVSRPSGAGAVHSP; encoded by the coding sequence ATGACGAGCGGCGAGCGGAAGGCGCTGCTGTTCCTGGCCGGCGTGGCCGTGCTGGGCGGCGTGGCGCGCGTGGTGGCGTCGCCCGCGCCGGCGCCGACGGCCGCCGAGCGCGGCGCGCTGCGCGACCAGATCGGCGCGGTGGACTCCGCCCGCCGCGCGCCGCCCCACGCGAGTGACCGGCGTCACGCCGCACGACGAAAACGTGTCGTGCGCGACACCACGTCGGTGCCCACGCCGATTCAGTCGCCGCCATCACCTGCCGACACTCCGATCGACGTGGACGTCGCCGACGCGCGCGCGCTCGAAGCGTTGCCCGGCGTGGGCCCCGCGCTCGCGCGACGCATCGTCGCCGACCGCGAGGCACGCGGTGCGTTCGGGTCCCTCGCGGGGCTCGAGCGCGTGCGCGGCGTGGGGCCGGCGCTCGCCCGACGTGTGGCGTCCCACGTGACGTTCTCGGGCGTCTCGCGTCCCTCTGGTGCCGGCGCCGTGCATTCGCCGTGA
- the sprA gene encoding cell surface protein SprA, with the protein MDTTGRRRAVGDSVPLPPPAGSPPTPPATQPRPAAGDTTQRPPVRDTTVRVAPRDTAGRDTLPRLRRDSTPNPFGDIDLRFQGRLETKLLQTRNDRCARGVAALAFTCRASWVNDLAGQFSMKATGPIADVVHVDVDYDSQREFEASNTLSLSYTARRADAKLGRLELGNVSFAPPPSRFITAGIPSNNVGLQAMGQLGTMRWRAIAAQQRGDVVRDRVFTVGGGRASQQMERTIEDWQIEPRRFFWTIDPRLLPGYPGVDVLDRAGLARLARALPDTLRPARLVVYRQLIGAAYQNPRGPRLLVRGAKNRVRQTYEVLREGIDYYADPSLLWIALVRPLGLSNERLAVAYEVNLGGRRVRYVNTGGTPDLELTTEDQFANLVWEPELAPGDSAFAREMRNVYRVGGEDLRRETLNVRLVAGIGDQEKPQDPSSGATYLQLFGLAERTNPSTFDVANRLWPRPQDPNVGVGGGTLGGRLLRDQFVVFPSQQPFARAGGVRNTANPSNDTLYTFPSEFLYSAQRPRAIYRLRLRYESEGATEAATIALGSLQLRPGSERLTALGRTLVRGVDYAIDYELGTVTFLDPGALFPTPTDVTVRFEENPVFVQQPTTVFGAAAEFPTSAGTVFLTAISQSRKSSTLTRPTLGFEATGSTVAGIGADLSWDAPPLARLAARLTGWSRRRAPGDTSPMPGARISFHGELAASKPHARSTQQAFLETFEGGEGFPLPVDEASWYYSSRPPSGASLVRALGTPLTVTRAATMAWQGNVTPRDSAGAFSYRITQIDPAIQLSGGSGIEPAVPAMWLTLYPLSVGGLPSSSGTPPFRWTVGNAPSGRRWRSIRTVINAGGADLSRVEDLEFYALVNDPSRPEGRRNPTLVFDFGEISENSVAFQPETLFVAGRDSTYRGRRLAGFDTLDTERDSLSRVFNATTNDVGLPGDRARNVVVVDGGTVRRADTLAVCHAVINGIRVLGDPTTDCTVQNARLDEEDIDQDGTLNLRDAQSDQERIRRFVIDLADARLVSAGTMRVTNCNVAFPAGLGTLLPGAATQAGARKCWVQIRVPFRAPTDSLGAFNARRVRAARLTVVSGAEESDSAATTVALARLRLSGAPWLRRTDRVATGVGGDSTGTPSSFVVAGVVGTQDSTARLPYTPPPGTAQTTETVTTGTEAQRVPVNERSLRLQAGVPGGEIARYERAEAYLRFPEGAKNVMSYRQLRVWARGHGHGWGPDGDLQFFVRLGRDEHNFYLYRTPVNAGSDASAWLPEVRVDFERLHALRVALQEQLLPGRLNAPSRFPCTGVDSALVARSGLPRGLPVRRVAACDGGYMVYSVDGNVTPPNLAAVQELAVGFVRVDDARRGASAIAPNDTLELWVDDVRLADAEDAAGMAGEVGVGVHFGDLADVRVNFTRRDPQFRQLGEMPTFVATGGLEIGASVRLDRLLPWSLGLALPLTVTRTSIGAAPMFIAGTDLRGDALTDLRAPREATTSWALTVRRATPAKGPLAPILNNLSLTSTYVAGQVRSSYEDGARHAFSLRADYDVAPGERVTLGGVRWTPTAFRLTSHRARTGDRQEAFLAPVRSPLDSGRVVTGLDDVWEHGATLELHPLPSLTARWDASTLRDLRDYATAPGSPDDTLPRAELTRAERTHLGGLDLGFERQRVLTGALSWTPAVRPWLRPRADVTTTYTMTRDPNAPSLVGPFGDIAPIDVVQPTNVATLPRRVGATQQLSAATSVDLARALYGPRAGTDSASRARAPWLARLFVQPVNVSASRTLSASYDATSADPGLGVQLGLAGIGGMRAIDGTPATLAGVVDQLDATQTLTLPFGFALTNHLGTGATRSWWRRAATGALAEGTGDRRVVPDLTLRWTWRPAPGASALVSNVSATARVLRDWRTAVAPADSTSPEDARAMLSQSWPLSATVTWAALGGLTTGAGFTQTRRIDDLPGTRLTSREREANAEIARAFRPPARWGLKSDIRTRIGWQDRHAVTVVSGADPAPGEPTTIDLLAPFVRTTQADLGQRLLSFGANSDVADNVTLSLTGSRTTRFNRNFGTQFTETLLSASLQLGFFSGAFH; encoded by the coding sequence GTGGACACGACCGGACGCCGCCGCGCCGTGGGCGATTCGGTGCCGCTGCCGCCCCCCGCCGGCTCCCCGCCGACGCCCCCCGCGACCCAGCCGCGCCCCGCCGCGGGCGACACGACGCAGCGTCCCCCCGTCCGCGACACGACGGTGCGCGTGGCGCCGCGCGACACCGCCGGCCGCGACACGCTGCCGCGTCTCCGCCGCGACTCCACGCCGAACCCGTTCGGCGACATCGACCTCCGCTTCCAGGGACGCCTGGAGACGAAGCTGCTCCAGACGCGCAACGACCGCTGCGCGCGCGGCGTCGCGGCGCTCGCGTTCACCTGCCGCGCGTCGTGGGTGAACGACCTCGCGGGGCAGTTCAGCATGAAGGCGACGGGCCCGATCGCCGACGTCGTCCACGTGGACGTGGACTACGACAGCCAGCGCGAGTTCGAGGCGTCGAACACGCTGTCGCTCTCGTACACGGCGCGCCGCGCGGACGCGAAGCTCGGCCGGCTGGAGCTCGGCAACGTCTCGTTCGCGCCGCCGCCGTCGCGCTTCATCACGGCGGGGATCCCGAGCAACAACGTGGGCCTGCAGGCGATGGGGCAGCTCGGCACGATGCGGTGGCGCGCGATCGCGGCGCAGCAGCGCGGCGACGTCGTGCGCGACCGCGTCTTCACCGTCGGCGGCGGGCGCGCGTCGCAGCAGATGGAGCGCACGATCGAGGACTGGCAGATCGAGCCGCGGCGCTTCTTCTGGACGATCGACCCGCGGCTGCTGCCGGGCTACCCGGGCGTCGACGTGCTCGATCGCGCGGGGCTCGCGCGGCTCGCGCGCGCGCTCCCCGACACGCTGCGGCCGGCGCGGCTCGTGGTGTACCGCCAGCTCATCGGCGCGGCGTACCAGAACCCGCGGGGGCCGCGGCTGCTCGTGCGCGGCGCGAAGAACCGCGTGCGGCAGACGTACGAGGTGCTGCGCGAGGGGATCGACTACTACGCGGATCCGTCGCTGCTGTGGATCGCGCTCGTGCGGCCGTTAGGCCTCAGCAACGAGCGGCTCGCCGTCGCATACGAAGTGAACCTCGGCGGCCGGCGCGTACGATACGTGAACACCGGCGGCACGCCCGACCTCGAGCTGACGACGGAGGACCAGTTCGCGAACCTGGTGTGGGAGCCGGAGCTCGCGCCGGGCGACAGCGCGTTCGCGCGCGAGATGCGCAACGTGTACCGCGTGGGCGGCGAGGACTTGCGGCGCGAGACGCTGAACGTGCGCCTCGTCGCCGGCATCGGCGACCAGGAGAAGCCGCAGGATCCGTCGTCGGGCGCGACGTACCTGCAGCTGTTCGGGCTCGCCGAGCGCACGAACCCGTCGACGTTCGACGTCGCGAACCGGCTGTGGCCGCGCCCGCAGGACCCGAACGTCGGCGTCGGCGGGGGGACGCTCGGCGGGCGGCTGCTGCGCGACCAGTTCGTCGTGTTCCCGTCGCAGCAGCCGTTCGCGCGCGCGGGCGGCGTGCGCAACACGGCGAACCCGTCGAACGACACGCTGTACACGTTCCCGAGCGAGTTCCTGTACTCGGCGCAGCGGCCGCGCGCGATCTACCGGCTGCGGCTGCGGTACGAGTCGGAGGGGGCGACGGAGGCGGCGACGATCGCGTTAGGCTCGCTGCAGCTCCGCCCCGGCTCCGAGCGGCTCACGGCACTCGGCCGCACGCTCGTCCGCGGCGTCGACTACGCGATCGACTACGAGCTCGGCACGGTGACGTTCCTCGACCCGGGCGCGCTGTTCCCGACGCCGACGGACGTGACGGTGCGGTTCGAGGAGAACCCGGTGTTCGTGCAGCAGCCGACGACCGTGTTCGGCGCGGCCGCGGAGTTCCCGACGAGCGCGGGCACGGTGTTCCTCACCGCGATCTCGCAGTCGCGGAAGTCGTCCACGCTGACGCGTCCCACGCTGGGCTTCGAGGCGACCGGCTCCACGGTGGCGGGGATCGGCGCCGACCTGTCGTGGGACGCGCCGCCGCTCGCGCGGCTCGCCGCGCGGCTGACCGGATGGAGCCGCCGCCGCGCGCCCGGCGACACGAGCCCGATGCCCGGCGCGCGCATCTCCTTCCACGGCGAGCTCGCGGCGAGCAAGCCGCACGCGCGGAGCACGCAGCAGGCGTTCCTGGAGACGTTCGAGGGCGGGGAAGGGTTCCCGCTCCCGGTGGACGAGGCGAGCTGGTACTACTCGAGCCGCCCGCCGAGCGGCGCGAGCCTCGTGCGCGCGTTAGGCACCCCGCTCACCGTGACGCGCGCGGCGACGATGGCGTGGCAGGGGAACGTGACGCCGCGCGACAGCGCCGGGGCGTTCTCGTACCGCATCACGCAGATCGACCCGGCGATCCAGCTCAGCGGCGGCTCGGGGATCGAGCCGGCGGTGCCGGCGATGTGGCTCACGCTCTATCCGCTGTCGGTCGGCGGCCTTCCATCGTCGAGCGGCACGCCGCCGTTCCGGTGGACGGTGGGGAACGCGCCGTCGGGACGCCGCTGGCGGTCGATCCGCACGGTGATCAACGCCGGCGGCGCGGACCTGTCGCGCGTGGAGGACCTCGAGTTCTACGCGCTCGTGAACGACCCGAGCCGCCCCGAAGGGCGCCGCAATCCGACGCTCGTCTTCGACTTCGGCGAGATCTCGGAGAACTCGGTGGCGTTCCAGCCGGAGACGCTGTTCGTCGCCGGCCGCGACTCGACGTACCGCGGCCGCCGCCTCGCCGGCTTCGACACGCTCGACACCGAGCGCGACTCGCTGTCGCGCGTCTTCAACGCGACGACGAACGACGTCGGCCTGCCCGGCGACCGCGCGCGCAACGTCGTCGTCGTCGACGGCGGCACCGTGCGCCGCGCCGATACGCTCGCCGTCTGCCACGCGGTGATCAACGGCATCCGCGTGCTCGGCGATCCGACGACCGACTGCACGGTGCAGAACGCGCGGCTCGACGAGGAGGACATCGACCAGGACGGCACGCTGAACCTCAGGGACGCGCAGTCGGACCAGGAGCGCATCCGCCGCTTCGTGATCGATCTCGCGGACGCGCGGCTGGTGAGCGCGGGCACGATGCGCGTCACGAACTGCAACGTCGCCTTCCCCGCGGGGCTCGGCACGCTGCTCCCCGGCGCCGCGACGCAGGCCGGAGCCCGCAAGTGCTGGGTGCAGATCCGCGTGCCGTTCCGCGCGCCGACGGATTCGTTAGGCGCGTTCAACGCGCGCCGCGTACGCGCCGCGCGACTCACGGTGGTGTCGGGCGCCGAGGAGTCGGACTCCGCGGCGACGACAGTGGCGCTCGCGCGCCTGCGACTGAGCGGGGCGCCGTGGCTGCGGCGCACCGACCGCGTGGCGACGGGCGTCGGCGGCGACTCCACGGGCACGCCGTCGAGCTTCGTCGTCGCGGGCGTCGTCGGCACGCAGGACTCGACGGCGCGGCTGCCGTACACGCCGCCGCCGGGCACCGCGCAGACGACGGAGACGGTGACGACCGGCACCGAGGCGCAGCGCGTGCCGGTGAACGAGCGCTCGCTGCGGCTCCAGGCGGGCGTGCCGGGCGGCGAGATCGCGCGCTACGAGCGCGCCGAGGCGTATCTGCGCTTTCCGGAAGGCGCGAAGAACGTCATGAGCTACCGCCAGCTCCGCGTGTGGGCACGCGGCCACGGCCACGGCTGGGGTCCGGACGGCGACCTGCAGTTCTTCGTGCGGTTGGGCAGGGACGAGCACAACTTCTACCTGTACCGCACGCCGGTGAACGCGGGGAGCGACGCGAGCGCGTGGCTGCCCGAGGTGCGCGTGGACTTCGAGCGGCTGCACGCGCTGCGCGTGGCGCTGCAGGAGCAGCTGCTTCCCGGTCGACTGAACGCGCCGTCGCGCTTCCCGTGCACCGGCGTGGATTCCGCGCTCGTCGCGCGGTCCGGCCTTCCGCGCGGTCTGCCGGTGCGCCGCGTGGCGGCGTGCGACGGCGGGTACATGGTGTACTCGGTGGACGGCAACGTGACGCCGCCGAACCTCGCCGCGGTGCAGGAGCTGGCGGTGGGCTTCGTGCGCGTGGACGACGCGCGGCGCGGCGCGAGCGCGATCGCGCCGAACGACACGCTGGAGCTGTGGGTGGACGACGTACGCCTCGCCGACGCCGAGGACGCGGCGGGGATGGCGGGCGAGGTGGGCGTGGGCGTGCACTTCGGCGACCTGGCCGACGTGCGCGTGAACTTCACGCGGCGCGACCCGCAGTTCCGGCAGCTCGGCGAGATGCCGACGTTCGTCGCGACGGGCGGGCTCGAGATCGGCGCGTCGGTACGGCTCGACCGGCTGCTCCCATGGTCGCTCGGCCTCGCGCTGCCGCTCACCGTGACGCGCACGTCGATCGGCGCGGCGCCGATGTTCATCGCGGGGACGGATCTGCGCGGCGACGCGCTCACGGATCTGCGCGCGCCGCGCGAGGCGACGACGAGCTGGGCGCTCACCGTGCGGCGCGCGACACCGGCGAAGGGGCCGCTCGCGCCGATCCTCAACAACCTCTCGCTCACGTCGACGTACGTGGCGGGGCAGGTGCGGAGCTCGTACGAGGACGGCGCGCGGCACGCGTTCTCGCTGCGCGCCGACTACGACGTCGCGCCCGGCGAGCGCGTGACGTTGGGCGGCGTGCGGTGGACGCCGACGGCGTTCCGTCTCACGTCGCACCGCGCGCGCACCGGCGACCGGCAGGAGGCGTTCCTCGCGCCGGTGCGGTCGCCGCTCGACTCGGGGCGCGTGGTGACGGGGCTCGACGACGTGTGGGAGCACGGCGCGACGCTCGAGCTGCATCCGCTGCCGTCGCTCACCGCGCGGTGGGACGCGAGCACGCTGCGCGACCTGCGCGACTACGCCACGGCGCCCGGATCACCGGACGACACGCTGCCGCGCGCCGAGCTGACACGCGCCGAGCGCACGCACCTGGGCGGGCTCGATCTCGGGTTCGAGCGGCAGCGCGTGCTCACCGGCGCCCTCTCGTGGACGCCGGCGGTGCGCCCGTGGCTGCGCCCGCGCGCCGACGTCACGACGACGTACACGATGACGCGCGACCCGAACGCGCCGTCGCTCGTCGGCCCGTTCGGCGACATCGCGCCGATCGACGTGGTGCAGCCGACGAACGTCGCGACGCTGCCGCGGCGGGTCGGCGCGACGCAGCAGCTCTCGGCGGCGACGTCCGTCGATCTCGCGCGTGCGCTCTATGGCCCGCGCGCCGGCACCGACTCGGCGTCGCGCGCGCGGGCGCCGTGGCTCGCGCGGCTGTTCGTGCAGCCGGTGAACGTGAGCGCGAGCCGCACGCTCTCGGCGAGCTACGACGCGACGAGCGCGGACCCGGGGCTCGGCGTGCAGCTCGGTCTCGCGGGCATCGGCGGCATGCGCGCGATCGACGGCACGCCGGCGACGCTGGCCGGCGTGGTCGACCAGCTCGACGCGACGCAGACGCTCACGCTGCCGTTCGGCTTCGCGCTCACGAACCACCTCGGCACCGGCGCCACGCGCAGCTGGTGGCGGCGCGCGGCCACGGGCGCGCTGGCCGAGGGGACCGGGGACCGTCGCGTCGTGCCGGACCTCACGCTGCGATGGACGTGGCGGCCGGCGCCGGGCGCGAGCGCGCTCGTGTCGAACGTGTCGGCGACGGCGCGCGTGCTGCGCGACTGGCGCACCGCCGTGGCGCCGGCGGATTCGACGTCGCCCGAGGACGCGCGCGCGATGCTGAGCCAGAGCTGGCCGCTCAGCGCGACGGTGACGTGGGCGGCGTTAGGCGGCCTGACGACGGGCGCCGGCTTCACGCAGACGCGCCGCATCGACGACCTGCCGGGGACGCGGCTGACGAGCCGCGAGCGCGAGGCGAACGCGGAGATCGCGCGCGCGTTCAGGCCGCCGGCGCGGTGGGGGCTGAAGAGCGACATCCGCACGCGGATCGGCTGGCAGGATCGGCACGCGGTGACGGTGGTGAGCGGCGCCGATCCCGCGCCCGGCGAGCCGACGACGATCGACCTGCTCGCGCCCTTCGTGCGCACGACGCAGGCCGACCTCGGTCAGCGGCTGCTCTCGTTCGGGGCGAACAGCGACGTGGCGGACAACGTGACGCTGAGCCTCACGGGATCGCGGACGACGCGGTTCAACCGAAACTTCGGCACGCAGTTCACCGAGACGCTGCTCAGCGCGTCGTTGCAGCTCGGGTTCTTCTCGGGGGCGTTCCACTGA
- a CDS encoding LptF/LptG family permease produces MKITSKYVLREHLGPLTFALGALTSLLLLNYIARKFGDLVGRGLPWTVIAKFFYLSVPFTIAMTLPMAVLVSVLYAFSRLASENEITAFKASGVSMGRLLGPVLWAATVVAVGMVLFNDQVLSRANHTLSTLQQDIARTTPTFVLKEQVLNEIGSESFLMRAAHIDPARNTMKEVTIYDMTQSAPRTIRADSGALGLMPNGKDLQLTLFTGSIDQLNDGKPDQLQRMFFDTQLVRVRDVVKAFDPTKAGQNDYKSDREMSICELQRAYIRARTEYMQARLDYDIAKADSLKRPHPKGLPKRKVFLGIGRLYCQAIQSLAQLGVRSLQAQQPPAAQPPATQPPATQPARPDTLKPDTTRRDTTRRDTTRRDTTRRDTAVTPAPATPAQTPVPPMTQPPPLPVPTATPIVPAPNAAIPPSTVPPATVPPATVPPSTVPPPPSGAGPSPLAMSSLALARLRLGETLGSMNNYDVEIHKKFALAVACIVFVLLGAPVALRFPRGGVGLVIGVSLFVFAAYYSFLIAGEELASRGMLPPWIAMWAANVLFTLVALPLVLRMGRIGGSNRGGGIGEWLDAVRFRMRRRRRAAASSSSSPARA; encoded by the coding sequence GTGAAGATCACGTCGAAGTACGTCCTCCGGGAACATCTCGGCCCGCTCACGTTCGCGTTGGGCGCGCTCACGTCGCTGCTGCTGCTGAACTACATCGCGCGCAAGTTCGGCGACCTCGTGGGGCGCGGTCTGCCGTGGACGGTGATCGCGAAGTTCTTCTATCTGTCGGTGCCGTTCACCATCGCCATGACGCTGCCGATGGCGGTGCTCGTGTCGGTGCTGTACGCGTTCAGCCGGCTCGCGTCGGAGAACGAGATCACCGCGTTCAAGGCGAGCGGCGTGTCGATGGGCCGTCTGCTCGGCCCCGTGCTCTGGGCGGCGACGGTGGTCGCGGTGGGGATGGTGCTGTTCAACGACCAGGTGCTCTCGCGCGCGAACCACACGCTGAGCACCCTGCAGCAGGACATCGCGCGCACCACGCCGACGTTCGTGCTGAAGGAGCAGGTGCTGAACGAGATCGGGTCGGAGAGCTTCCTCATGCGCGCCGCGCACATCGATCCCGCGCGGAACACGATGAAGGAGGTCACGATCTACGACATGACCCAGAGCGCGCCGCGCACCATCCGCGCGGACAGCGGCGCGCTGGGGCTCATGCCGAACGGCAAGGATCTGCAGCTCACGCTGTTCACCGGCTCCATCGACCAGCTGAACGACGGCAAGCCGGACCAGCTGCAGCGGATGTTCTTCGACACGCAGCTCGTGCGCGTGCGCGACGTCGTGAAGGCGTTCGACCCGACGAAGGCCGGACAGAACGACTACAAGAGCGACCGCGAGATGTCGATCTGCGAGCTCCAGCGCGCGTACATCCGGGCGCGCACGGAGTACATGCAGGCGCGGCTCGACTACGACATCGCGAAGGCCGACTCGCTGAAGCGCCCGCACCCGAAGGGCCTGCCCAAGCGGAAGGTGTTCCTCGGCATCGGGCGACTGTACTGCCAGGCGATCCAGAGCCTCGCGCAGCTCGGCGTGCGGAGCCTCCAGGCGCAGCAGCCGCCCGCCGCGCAGCCGCCCGCGACGCAGCCGCCCGCGACGCAGCCGGCGCGCCCGGACACGCTGAAGCCGGACACGACCCGCCGCGACACCACGCGCCGCGACACCACGCGACGCGACACGACGCGGCGCGACACGGCCGTCACGCCGGCGCCCGCGACGCCGGCGCAGACGCCCGTGCCACCGATGACGCAGCCCCCGCCGCTGCCGGTCCCGACGGCGACGCCGATCGTCCCCGCGCCTAACGCGGCGATCCCGCCCTCCACCGTCCCGCCGGCGACCGTCCCGCCGGCGACCGTCCCGCCGTCGACCGTCCCGCCGCCGCCGAGCGGCGCCGGCCCGTCGCCGCTCGCCATGTCGTCGCTCGCGCTCGCCCGCCTCCGACTCGGCGAGACGCTCGGCAGCATGAACAACTACGACGTGGAGATCCACAAGAAGTTCGCGCTCGCCGTCGCGTGCATCGTCTTCGTGCTGCTCGGCGCCCCGGTCGCGCTGCGCTTCCCGCGCGGCGGCGTCGGACTCGTCATCGGCGTGAGCCTGTTCGTGTTCGCCGCGTACTACTCGTTCCTCATCGCCGGCGAGGAGCTCGCGTCGCGCGGCATGCTCCCGCCGTGGATCGCGATGTGGGCGGCGAACGTGCTGTTCACGCTCGTCGCGCTGCCGCTCGTGCTGCGCATGGGCCGCATCGGCGGCTCCAACCGCGGCGGCGGCATCGGCGAGTGGCTCGACGCGGTGCGCTTCCGCATGCGCCGCCGCCGGCGCGCGGCCGCGTCGTCGTCGTCCTCCCCGGCGCGCGCCTGA